A genomic region of Oncorhynchus mykiss isolate Arlee chromosome 4, USDA_OmykA_1.1, whole genome shotgun sequence contains the following coding sequences:
- the LOC110522344 gene encoding protein ABHD1 isoform X1 — protein sequence MFLVKHCHAAVSLRPMESVFGEHLQTLHGGPRHHHRCPVLPLGPRGPGQSLGQRLAAFGTPVLVCSDAFRVFLQRHCPVVAEPFSPTPWCWGGRLQTLVRVLIKSSPQVDYRNELIRTADGGQISLDWVDNGDSAAYPECYSRPTVLILPGLTGNSRQTYVLHAVSQANRRGYRCVVFNNRGFGGEELLTPMTFCAADTSDLERVVLHVRELFPQAPLLGTGVSLGGMLLLNYLARKGSEAGLVAGLTMSVSWDTLESCASLEQPINRLIFNRHLASNLCQAINRHRKMLETVVDVDHVLKARTIREFDERYTSVLFGYKSCLDYYQEASPNYKLPRTTVPILCLNAADDPFSPKHALPVALAKRLPNVALLVTSHGGHIGYLEGLYPRGEGYMDRLFGQFIQAAFDHPGDLKGACSIKEELLD from the exons ATGTTTCTTGTCAAG CACTGTCATGCTGCTGTCTCACTCCGACCTATGGAAAGTGTGTTTGGAGAACATCTACAGACCCTACACGGTGGTCCTCGCCACCATCACCGCTGCCCTGTACTACCTCTGGGGCCGCGAGGGCCAGGTCAGTCGCTCGGCCAGAGACTAGCTGCCTTCGGG aCACCAGTCCTGGTGTGTAGCGATGCATTCCGTGTGTTCCTACAGAGGCACTGCCCCGTGGTGGCTGAGCCCTTCAGCCCTACTCCCTGGTGCTGGGGAGGCCGGCTGCAGACACTGGTCAGAGTGCTCATCAAGTCCAGCCCCCAGGTCGACTACAGGAA TGAGTTGATCAGGACGGCTGACGGAGGTCAGATCTCTCTGGACTGGGTAGATAACGGGGACAGCGCTGCCTACCCAGAATGCTACTCTCGTCCCACAGTGCTCATCCTGCCGGGCCTCACAGGGAACAGTCGTCAGACCTACGTCCTCCACGCCGTCAGCCAAGCCAACCGCCGCGGATACAG ATGTGTGGTCTTCAACAATAGAGGGTTTGGAGGAGAAGAACTACTG acCCCAATGACCTTCTGTGCGGCGGACACCTCGGACCTGGAGCGGGTGGTCCTCCATGTCAGGGAACTCTTCCCACAAGCCCCTCTGCTGGGCACCGGCGTGTCTCTGGGAGG CATGCTCTTGTTGAACTACTTGGCTCGTAAGGGTAGTGAGGCAGGGCTTGTTGCCGGCCTCACAATGTCTGTCAGCTGGGACACGCTGGAGTCCTGTGCCTCGCTGGAACAACCAATCAACCGCCTGATCTTCAACCGACACCTCGCCAGCAACCTGTGCCAAGCCATTAACAG aCACAGAAAGATGTTGGAGACTGTGGTGGATGTGGACCATGTACTAAAG GCACGTACTATCCGGGAGTTTGACGAGCGCTACACGTCAGTCTTGTTTGGCTATAAGTCCTGTCTGGACTACTACCAGGAGGCCAGCCCAAACTACAAGCTTCCCAGGACGACAGTGCCCATTCTCTGCCTCAATGCGGCCGACGACCCCTTCTCCCCCAAACATG cTCTCCCGGTGGCCCTAGCCAAGCGCCTGCCTAACGTAGCGCTGTTGGTGACGTCCCACGGCGGACATATAGGCTACCTGGAGGGCCTTTACCCGCGTGGGGAGGGCTACATGGACCGCCTGTTCGGCCAGTTCATTCAGGCAGCCTTCGATCACCCAGGGGACCTCAAAGGGGCCTGCAGCATCAAGGAAGAGCTTCTGGATTGA
- the LOC110522344 gene encoding phospholipase ABHD3 isoform X4: MFLVKTPVLVCSDAFRVFLQRHCPVVAEPFSPTPWCWGGRLQTLVRVLIKSSPQVDYRNELIRTADGGQISLDWVDNGDSAAYPECYSRPTVLILPGLTGNSRQTYVLHAVSQANRRGYRCVVFNNRGFGGEELLTPMTFCAADTSDLERVVLHVRELFPQAPLLGTGVSLGGMLLLNYLARKGSEAGLVAGLTMSVSWDTLESCASLEQPINRLIFNRHLASNLCQAINRHRKMLETVVDVDHVLKARTIREFDERYTSVLFGYKSCLDYYQEASPNYKLPRTTVPILCLNAADDPFSPKHALPVALAKRLPNVALLVTSHGGHIGYLEGLYPRGEGYMDRLFGQFIQAAFDHPGDLKGACSIKEELLD; this comes from the exons ATGTTTCTTGTCAAG aCACCAGTCCTGGTGTGTAGCGATGCATTCCGTGTGTTCCTACAGAGGCACTGCCCCGTGGTGGCTGAGCCCTTCAGCCCTACTCCCTGGTGCTGGGGAGGCCGGCTGCAGACACTGGTCAGAGTGCTCATCAAGTCCAGCCCCCAGGTCGACTACAGGAA TGAGTTGATCAGGACGGCTGACGGAGGTCAGATCTCTCTGGACTGGGTAGATAACGGGGACAGCGCTGCCTACCCAGAATGCTACTCTCGTCCCACAGTGCTCATCCTGCCGGGCCTCACAGGGAACAGTCGTCAGACCTACGTCCTCCACGCCGTCAGCCAAGCCAACCGCCGCGGATACAG ATGTGTGGTCTTCAACAATAGAGGGTTTGGAGGAGAAGAACTACTG acCCCAATGACCTTCTGTGCGGCGGACACCTCGGACCTGGAGCGGGTGGTCCTCCATGTCAGGGAACTCTTCCCACAAGCCCCTCTGCTGGGCACCGGCGTGTCTCTGGGAGG CATGCTCTTGTTGAACTACTTGGCTCGTAAGGGTAGTGAGGCAGGGCTTGTTGCCGGCCTCACAATGTCTGTCAGCTGGGACACGCTGGAGTCCTGTGCCTCGCTGGAACAACCAATCAACCGCCTGATCTTCAACCGACACCTCGCCAGCAACCTGTGCCAAGCCATTAACAG aCACAGAAAGATGTTGGAGACTGTGGTGGATGTGGACCATGTACTAAAG GCACGTACTATCCGGGAGTTTGACGAGCGCTACACGTCAGTCTTGTTTGGCTATAAGTCCTGTCTGGACTACTACCAGGAGGCCAGCCCAAACTACAAGCTTCCCAGGACGACAGTGCCCATTCTCTGCCTCAATGCGGCCGACGACCCCTTCTCCCCCAAACATG cTCTCCCGGTGGCCCTAGCCAAGCGCCTGCCTAACGTAGCGCTGTTGGTGACGTCCCACGGCGGACATATAGGCTACCTGGAGGGCCTTTACCCGCGTGGGGAGGGCTACATGGACCGCCTGTTCGGCCAGTTCATTCAGGCAGCCTTCGATCACCCAGGGGACCTCAAAGGGGCCTGCAGCATCAAGGAAGAGCTTCTGGATTGA
- the LOC110522344 gene encoding protein ABHD1 isoform X3, with protein sequence MLLSHSDLWKVCLENIYRPYTVVLATITAALYYLWGREGQTPVLVCSDAFRVFLQRHCPVVAEPFSPTPWCWGGRLQTLVRVLIKSSPQVDYRNELIRTADGGQISLDWVDNGDSAAYPECYSRPTVLILPGLTGNSRQTYVLHAVSQANRRGYRCVVFNNRGFGGEELLTPMTFCAADTSDLERVVLHVRELFPQAPLLGTGVSLGGMLLLNYLARKGSEAGLVAGLTMSVSWDTLESCASLEQPINRLIFNRHLASNLCQAINRHRKMLETVVDVDHVLKARTIREFDERYTSVLFGYKSCLDYYQEASPNYKLPRTTVPILCLNAADDPFSPKHALPVALAKRLPNVALLVTSHGGHIGYLEGLYPRGEGYMDRLFGQFIQAAFDHPGDLKGACSIKEELLD encoded by the exons ATGCTGCTGTCTCACTCCGACCTATGGAAAGTGTGTTTGGAGAACATCTACAGACCCTACACGGTGGTCCTCGCCACCATCACCGCTGCCCTGTACTACCTCTGGGGCCGCGAGGGCCAG aCACCAGTCCTGGTGTGTAGCGATGCATTCCGTGTGTTCCTACAGAGGCACTGCCCCGTGGTGGCTGAGCCCTTCAGCCCTACTCCCTGGTGCTGGGGAGGCCGGCTGCAGACACTGGTCAGAGTGCTCATCAAGTCCAGCCCCCAGGTCGACTACAGGAA TGAGTTGATCAGGACGGCTGACGGAGGTCAGATCTCTCTGGACTGGGTAGATAACGGGGACAGCGCTGCCTACCCAGAATGCTACTCTCGTCCCACAGTGCTCATCCTGCCGGGCCTCACAGGGAACAGTCGTCAGACCTACGTCCTCCACGCCGTCAGCCAAGCCAACCGCCGCGGATACAG ATGTGTGGTCTTCAACAATAGAGGGTTTGGAGGAGAAGAACTACTG acCCCAATGACCTTCTGTGCGGCGGACACCTCGGACCTGGAGCGGGTGGTCCTCCATGTCAGGGAACTCTTCCCACAAGCCCCTCTGCTGGGCACCGGCGTGTCTCTGGGAGG CATGCTCTTGTTGAACTACTTGGCTCGTAAGGGTAGTGAGGCAGGGCTTGTTGCCGGCCTCACAATGTCTGTCAGCTGGGACACGCTGGAGTCCTGTGCCTCGCTGGAACAACCAATCAACCGCCTGATCTTCAACCGACACCTCGCCAGCAACCTGTGCCAAGCCATTAACAG aCACAGAAAGATGTTGGAGACTGTGGTGGATGTGGACCATGTACTAAAG GCACGTACTATCCGGGAGTTTGACGAGCGCTACACGTCAGTCTTGTTTGGCTATAAGTCCTGTCTGGACTACTACCAGGAGGCCAGCCCAAACTACAAGCTTCCCAGGACGACAGTGCCCATTCTCTGCCTCAATGCGGCCGACGACCCCTTCTCCCCCAAACATG cTCTCCCGGTGGCCCTAGCCAAGCGCCTGCCTAACGTAGCGCTGTTGGTGACGTCCCACGGCGGACATATAGGCTACCTGGAGGGCCTTTACCCGCGTGGGGAGGGCTACATGGACCGCCTGTTCGGCCAGTTCATTCAGGCAGCCTTCGATCACCCAGGGGACCTCAAAGGGGCCTGCAGCATCAAGGAAGAGCTTCTGGATTGA
- the LOC110522344 gene encoding protein ABHD1 isoform X2, producing the protein MESVFGEHLQTLHGGPRHHHRCPVLPLGPRGPGQSLGQRLAAFGTPVLVCSDAFRVFLQRHCPVVAEPFSPTPWCWGGRLQTLVRVLIKSSPQVDYRNELIRTADGGQISLDWVDNGDSAAYPECYSRPTVLILPGLTGNSRQTYVLHAVSQANRRGYRCVVFNNRGFGGEELLTPMTFCAADTSDLERVVLHVRELFPQAPLLGTGVSLGGMLLLNYLARKGSEAGLVAGLTMSVSWDTLESCASLEQPINRLIFNRHLASNLCQAINRHRKMLETVVDVDHVLKARTIREFDERYTSVLFGYKSCLDYYQEASPNYKLPRTTVPILCLNAADDPFSPKHALPVALAKRLPNVALLVTSHGGHIGYLEGLYPRGEGYMDRLFGQFIQAAFDHPGDLKGACSIKEELLD; encoded by the exons ATGGAAAGTGTGTTTGGAGAACATCTACAGACCCTACACGGTGGTCCTCGCCACCATCACCGCTGCCCTGTACTACCTCTGGGGCCGCGAGGGCCAGGTCAGTCGCTCGGCCAGAGACTAGCTGCCTTCGGG aCACCAGTCCTGGTGTGTAGCGATGCATTCCGTGTGTTCCTACAGAGGCACTGCCCCGTGGTGGCTGAGCCCTTCAGCCCTACTCCCTGGTGCTGGGGAGGCCGGCTGCAGACACTGGTCAGAGTGCTCATCAAGTCCAGCCCCCAGGTCGACTACAGGAA TGAGTTGATCAGGACGGCTGACGGAGGTCAGATCTCTCTGGACTGGGTAGATAACGGGGACAGCGCTGCCTACCCAGAATGCTACTCTCGTCCCACAGTGCTCATCCTGCCGGGCCTCACAGGGAACAGTCGTCAGACCTACGTCCTCCACGCCGTCAGCCAAGCCAACCGCCGCGGATACAG ATGTGTGGTCTTCAACAATAGAGGGTTTGGAGGAGAAGAACTACTG acCCCAATGACCTTCTGTGCGGCGGACACCTCGGACCTGGAGCGGGTGGTCCTCCATGTCAGGGAACTCTTCCCACAAGCCCCTCTGCTGGGCACCGGCGTGTCTCTGGGAGG CATGCTCTTGTTGAACTACTTGGCTCGTAAGGGTAGTGAGGCAGGGCTTGTTGCCGGCCTCACAATGTCTGTCAGCTGGGACACGCTGGAGTCCTGTGCCTCGCTGGAACAACCAATCAACCGCCTGATCTTCAACCGACACCTCGCCAGCAACCTGTGCCAAGCCATTAACAG aCACAGAAAGATGTTGGAGACTGTGGTGGATGTGGACCATGTACTAAAG GCACGTACTATCCGGGAGTTTGACGAGCGCTACACGTCAGTCTTGTTTGGCTATAAGTCCTGTCTGGACTACTACCAGGAGGCCAGCCCAAACTACAAGCTTCCCAGGACGACAGTGCCCATTCTCTGCCTCAATGCGGCCGACGACCCCTTCTCCCCCAAACATG cTCTCCCGGTGGCCCTAGCCAAGCGCCTGCCTAACGTAGCGCTGTTGGTGACGTCCCACGGCGGACATATAGGCTACCTGGAGGGCCTTTACCCGCGTGGGGAGGGCTACATGGACCGCCTGTTCGGCCAGTTCATTCAGGCAGCCTTCGATCACCCAGGGGACCTCAAAGGGGCCTGCAGCATCAAGGAAGAGCTTCTGGATTGA
- the LOC110522345 gene encoding cGMP-dependent protein kinase 1, producing the protein MEGQVDELRQQLEKQTLINQELQNHNKDLERRLQEKEKLLQDLHSHYHDLEFPAQRNSNEGEPEVRKSRAAVMAPEPIPEEQLEILKTKVKKTVSETSLIVMAIQKNDFLSRLDDEQITMMVELLVAIDFKPGNDVIKEGSEGDSMYIVAEGELYVSQAGRNLRTLTCGDVFGELAILYNCKRTATVKAKTVVSLWCMERQTYRTIMTNKSKKKREQIMGFLKTSRTLNTLNDVQLSKIIDSMEEVKYQNNDVIVREGAEGNTFYIILKGEVQVTKKVNRQQKQIRRMGKGEHFGELALIREILRTATCTALGPVTCFSIDKEVFEETIPIEHLELHDDSTFLEEPDAPEKTSPSSSLRLKDLIPVLYQEGRYQGEPVTLGVGGFGRVELVTTLHHGKYFAMKRVSKKHIVAKQQEEHVLFEKRILKAIQSDFIVRLHFAFKDTRYIYMIMEFCAGGEIWTKLKEVGRFNEPIAVFCTACVVEAYAYLHKKGIMYRDLKPENLMLDAKGYVKLVDFGFAKELVHGDKTYSFCGTPEYMAPEIIQNQGHDFAADFWSLGILVYELLVGSPPFSSSEPAKIYPKILDGLLKFPPYMGEGAKSLISKLCRPRPGQRLGNTKNGIKDVRHHRWFSSMNWHKLRVGQVEAPTIRLIHKGPCYINFDRFPFDQAKADEEFSGWDKNF; encoded by the exons ATGGAGGGCCAGGTAGATGAGCTGAGGCAGCAGCTGGAGAAACAGACCCTGATCAACCAGGAGCTGCAGAACCACAACAAGGACCTAG AGAGAAGACTGCAGGAGAAGGAGAAGTTGCTGCAGGACCTTCACAGTCATTATCATGACCTGG AGTTCCCTGCTCAGAGGAACAGTAATGAAGGGGAACCGGAGGTCAGGAAGAGCAGAGCGGCTGTCATGGCCCCTGAGCCAATCCCAGAGGAGCAGCTGGAGATCTTGAAGACCAAAGTCAAGAAGACCGTCAG CGAGACAAGTCTGATCGTCATGGCCATCCAGAAGAACGACTTCCTGAGTCGCCTTGACGATGAGCAGATCACCATGATGGTGGAGCTCCTGGTGGCCATCGACTTCAAACCAGGAAATGATGTCATCAAGGAGGGTAGTGAGGGAGACAGTATGTACATCGTTGCAG AGGGTGAGCTCTATGTCAGTCAAGCAGGTCGTAACCTTCGAACCCTGACCTGTGGGGATGTCTTTGGAGAGTTGGCTATTCTGTATAACTGCAAACGCACTGCCACAGTCAAAG CTAAAACAGTGGTGAGTCTGTGGTGTATGGAGAGACAGACGTACAGAACCATCATGACCAATAAGTCCAAGAAGAAACGTGAACAGATAATGGGCTTCTTGAAGAC GTCTCGGACTCTGAACACCCTGAATGACGTTCAGCTCTCTAAGATCATTGACTCCATGGAGGAG GTGAAGTACCAGAACAATGACGTCATTGTGCGTGAGGGGGCAGAGGGCAACACATTCTACATCATCCTTAAAGGAGAG GTCCAGGTGACTAAAAAGGTGAACAGGCAGCAGAAACAGATTCGCAGGATGGGCAAAGGGGAGCATTTCGGGGAATTGGCCCTCATACG TGAGATCCTGAGGACTGCAACCTGCACTGCTCTGGGCCCTGTTACCTGCTTCTCCATCGATAAGGA GGTGTTTGAGGAGACGATCCCCATTGAACACCTGGAGCTCCATGATGA CTCTACGTTCCTGGAGGAGCCAGATGCTCCAGAGAAGACCAGTCCTAGTTCCTCTCTGAGGCTGAAGGACCTGATCCCTGTGCTGTACCAGGAGGGGCGCTACCAGGGAGAACCTGTCACCCTCGGAGTGGGAGGATTTGGTCGCGTTGAACTG GTGACCACGCTGCACCATGGGAAGTACTTTGCCATGAAGCGGGTCAGTAAGAAGCACATTGTTGCTAAGCAACAGGAGGAGCACGTCCTGTTTGAGAAGAGGATCCTCAAAGCCATCCAGAGTGACTTCATCGTCAG GCTCCATTTTGCCTTCAAAGACACTCGCTACATCTACATGATTATGGAGTTCTGTGCAGGAGGGGAGATCTGGACCAAGCTCAAAGAAGT TGGCCGCTTCAATGAGCCCATTGCTGTGTTCTGCACTGCCTGTGTAGTAGAGGCCTATGCCTACCTCCATAAGAAGGGCATCATGTACAGAGACCTCAAGCCTGAGAATCTGATGCTGGATGCCAAGGGCTACGTCAAACTG GTGGACTTTGGTTTTGCTAAGGAGTTAGTTCACGGTGATAAGACCTACTCATTCTGTGGTACTCCTGAGTACATGGCCCCAGAGATCATCCAGAACCAGGGACACGACTTCGCTGCTGACTTCTGGTCCCTGGGCATCCTGGTCTATGAGCTGCTGGTGGGGAG CCCCCCATTTTCCAGTTCCGAGCCCGCAAAGATCTACCCTAAAATTTTGGATGGGTTGCTCAAGTTCCCCCCTTACATGGGCGAGGGGGCCAAGTCCCTCATCAGTAAACTGTGCAG ACCTCGGCCGGGTCAGAGGCTGGGAAACACCAAGAATGGGATCAAAGATGTCCGCCATCACAG gtggttcagtagtatgaATTGGCACAAGCTTCGTGTGGGCCAGGTGGAGGCTCCTACAATCAGACTCATACACAAG GGTCCATGCTACATCAACTTTGACCGCTTCCCCTTCGACCAAGCTAAGGCCGACGAGGAGTTCTCCGGCTGGGACAAAAACTTCTGA